The proteins below are encoded in one region of Rhizobacter sp.:
- a CDS encoding ion transporter, with the protein MSNATPTRAAPREGSDAELHPYGRPAGGWRLQLFRVIFEADTPAGKLFDEVLIGLILASLAVVVLDSIASIHAAYGSVFTVLEWSFTLLFTLEYIARLVCVQRPMRYARSVFGVIDLVAVLPTYLAILVPGLHALIDVRVLRLLRIFRIFKLSAYIAEYGALGRALYESRRKIFVFLSFVMMVVLIMGTLMYVVEGPAHGFHNIPTGVYWAITTMTTVGFGDITPKTDLGRFIASIMMLLGWGTLAVPTGIVSAEFTAQKLRPRTRHCMACGSDGHSMSDRFCRDCGAALPSVTTPK; encoded by the coding sequence ATGAGCAATGCCACACCGACCCGTGCCGCGCCGCGCGAGGGCTCCGACGCCGAACTCCACCCCTATGGCCGGCCCGCTGGCGGGTGGCGGCTCCAGCTCTTCCGAGTGATCTTCGAAGCGGACACGCCGGCGGGCAAGTTGTTCGACGAAGTGCTGATCGGCCTCATCCTCGCGAGCCTTGCGGTGGTGGTGCTCGACAGCATTGCGTCCATCCACGCGGCCTACGGGAGCGTCTTCACCGTGCTCGAGTGGAGCTTCACGCTGCTCTTCACGCTCGAGTACATCGCCCGGCTCGTGTGCGTGCAGCGGCCCATGCGCTATGCCCGCAGCGTGTTCGGTGTGATCGACCTGGTGGCGGTGCTGCCCACCTACCTCGCCATCCTCGTGCCGGGGCTTCATGCGCTGATCGACGTGCGGGTGCTGCGGCTCTTGCGCATCTTCCGCATCTTCAAGCTCAGCGCCTACATCGCCGAATACGGCGCGCTCGGGCGGGCGCTCTACGAGTCGCGCCGCAAGATCTTCGTCTTCCTGTCGTTCGTGATGATGGTGGTGCTCATCATGGGCACGCTGATGTACGTGGTGGAGGGGCCGGCACACGGCTTCCACAACATCCCGACCGGCGTGTATTGGGCCATCACCACGATGACGACGGTGGGCTTTGGCGACATCACACCCAAGACCGACCTCGGGCGCTTCATCGCGTCGATCATGATGCTGCTCGGCTGGGGCACGCTGGCCGTGCCCACCGGCATCGTGAGCGCTGAGTTCACCGCGCAGAAGCTGCGCCCGCGCACGCGCCATTGCATGGCCTGCGGCAGCGACGGGCACTCGATGTCGGACCGCTTCTGCCGCGACTGCGGTGCGGCGCTGCCGTCGGTGACGACGCCGAAGTGA
- a CDS encoding BLUF domain-containing protein: protein MDRPDLYQIFYVSRSLASREQVHDIVANARQLNARRQLTGSLLYTGGHFAHLIEGPAATLAETMVAITADHRHDTVRTLVKGRLDARRYGEAQMAYTEAPGANELIANLIGTRRVNTRRAQRVLDLMFKP from the coding sequence TCCCGACCTGTATCAGATCTTCTATGTGAGCCGCTCGCTCGCCTCGCGCGAGCAGGTGCACGACATCGTGGCCAACGCGCGCCAGCTCAACGCACGCCGCCAGTTGACCGGCTCGTTGCTCTACACGGGCGGGCATTTCGCGCACCTGATCGAAGGGCCGGCCGCCACGTTGGCCGAGACGATGGTGGCCATCACCGCCGACCACCGGCACGACACCGTGCGCACGCTGGTCAAGGGGCGACTCGACGCGCGCCGCTACGGCGAGGCGCAGATGGCCTACACCGAAGCCCCGGGGGCCAACGAGCTGATCGCCAACCTGATCGGCACGCGCCGCGTCAACACCCGGCGGGCCCAGCGCGTGCTGGACCTGATGTTCAAGCCCTGA